ACCAAAGAACTAAGTCTGAGAATGCATACTAAGGAAAAATATTACTTCCATAATGTGACAAATTGAagaacaaattcaaattcataataGATGGACTTACATGTTTCCGCCTTTATCAAAATATTGGAAAGCCGCATAAAGATTCTCGTTTCTCTCAAACATGTATCTGTGCATTGAAAAGTTGCTCCAATTTTCTAGCTTCCTAGCATAGAAGATACAAAAAAAACAACTTCAGCAACACTCTGACTTTtctaaatgaagaaaagttataaaaagaataaaatataaatcataaacAATTAAACATACAAGATAACTTCTATTTTGTAAACAAAGATTTCATTACGATGgaagacaaaaatataattgaaagaaGGGATCTCAAAACTGAAGAAATCGAGGCTGATAAACCAAAAAGAAAGGGGTTCATAAAATGAAACATCCAATGCATGTAGATGAGTACTTCTCTTTTTGCACCTCAATCATAACACAAgaattttaatacaaatgaaaatgaagacaAGTATTAGAGGCACAAAAAATACAAAGTCTTTAAGAATTTTAGTTTACTCCTTTAATTtaggttgaaaaataaatacactGCACACAACCATTCAGCACAACCTGCTTTCTTTCCTCTTTTTGGATGAGCTTAGAATTTTTCTTGCTAGACACAACCTGCTTTCTTTCCATTGGATCTGCATCAAAGCATGTGCAAGCAATGTGTAAATAAACATATggtagaaagaaaaatgaaatgcCAGCACAGTTGTGATTAGgaaaataataaagagaaaCAACTGATTTTTTGTCCAATTATATATGTTGTCAACATTCGAAATAGTTGTCTAATTATATAATCAGTTACCTAAAATCATATTTGTTGGATTAAATCGTGATTCTAAATGATATCTAGCTTTGCTATCTCTTTCTCATCTAgcaaaaccataaaaatatttgtctttcaatcttattatatattctataagagattacattaaattataagaGAGTACCTTTTCTTCAGCCCTTGCTTTTTGTCTTGCCTTCACTACAACAATTTATAGTTTAGACCACACTAAAATAGACAACGGCTAAATAAATGTAgtctaaacatataataaacaacatttttataaattatgtataaatatcatgaaagtccacgattatataattgttgctttaaattatgtgggcaaaactaataaaaatgtggtctaaaaacATATGTAAGGTATAAAATCAACATGTAAAACTGTTGTCTATTGTGAGAATTTTAAGCaacggttttaaaaatattatcatactaaaaaccgttgtctattacctatagctacactcacctataccacgcctaaaaaattgtggtctaatctttagaccacggtttttataatttatatcataattttatgccgttgtctaaagtgatttttgttgtagtgctTGCGTGTAGCATTCAAACTCATTATCTTTTCTTTCACAACTTGCATTGTTTCTAATATTTTGAGGCCTTCTATTTCACATATTATCTAACTTGAGTTTTCTTTTGCTGGCCAGTTTTACACTAAGATATTACTAActagttttagtttttaattctgatttttagttctatttggtttcttatttttcaggcacttattataaataaataaagccACGTTGGTTCTACTTTCTTTCTTTACCtacttagtttttatttttcagctttACCTTATTATTTGTCCTATTAGTTTGATAATCATAGGTAGTGTTCTAGAATTTAGCTTTACTTAGTAGTTGTATTCTTACTCTTCGCATGTAGAAATAGTTGATTAGGATTTTAATTCTCTATTTTCAGTTTTGGCTTTAATCTGTTTGTTATACTAAGCTTTCATAGGTTTAAGTAGTAGAAATTTTAGTAAGGTGTTATTttgtgaatttaattttctCTTGAGCGTTCATGAATTGATTTAGACTTGCGTAGATAtggatataatattttataaaccaTTGGAGTAGAATTAAGAGTAGAGATAGTTTAGAATTTACTAATGTACgattctcatttttatttattttttaataaagtttgattttcatatgcaagttttatatttctttgatatttttagCTTTCATCATGGATTTTAacttcctttaattgttttaaacttGCATGAGTAGTgtcaaattaagatttttatgtTTAGCATTAGTAATCTTTgattttatgttgttttggtGGTCTGCTACAGATTTTATTAATAGGATTTTTAGTTAAAGTGCATCTTTTAGAAATTgagttttccatttttttactattttggatttgttaagtaaatactttaattttatggCACAAAGAAGTAGATTTAGTTGTTTTAATAGCTTGTTCATATTAGGATTCTAGAGTTAGACAAATTTTAGTGCATAggttaatttttgaaatctgcataattttcattaattttatttattctagtctctttttgttgtttaaaaCTTGTAGGAATTAGTTTAGTTGGTTTTTAATGGCTACTTTTAGGATTAGCAAATTTCATGTCctgtttttactagttttagcTTGTTTTCTAGGTTTACATAGTGGTATTACATTTCTAGGTTTAAAACATCACCTTGCATTTTGTATGTAGCTAGTCCAAATGGAAAGAGAGAAGCATGCTCACTTTTCTGTTTCTTGCACTTCTCTTCTTTGTTGGAACAACAGAGATCATTCCCTATTTCCATGTCATTACACTCCATTGCACAATCTGCACACACATATTTTAGCATATCACATTCAGGTTTCAGCAGGAATGAGATCATGGCAAGCATCACAATATATTATGTGAACCAAAAGCAAGCCAAGAACCTTAGGGGTTATGCAATgcttgtaagacccgggaaaaattaaatagttatttaattaattatttaattaggacgggtagcgagaacatttaaagcaataaatgcgaggagctatgacgtggaagagtactagctcaagtggttgagagtactttattgtctgtgaggacttgggttcgagtcctatgtgtgccacttggatgttatttaaattatgtgtttttgtgtgcttATATATTGAACTCGTATGGATCATGATAAACTCTTAAAATTGTAGGATTTAGCATGAAATaaggattggttgaatggtttggccttggtgTGGTATGTGCAggagtgtgggttcaaaccttggtgagaactaaataattcctttttgccaaatttttcttGTGCATGAATGTGGAAGGGTTAGAAACTTAGCAGCCAAGGAGGGGTAacctaagggctggaaaacagagGGTTAATTAAGCAAATTGGTTAACctttgtatcatttttatttaaaaattcgtGTAAGCCACTAAAGGAGCAATTAAGGGAGAGAGATAGTGAGAGCAAGGGTTAAAAGAGAGGAAATAGCATTGAGGGTTCGTGGTGCTCATAGGCAGAGGCTTTTTCCGAGAATTGGGACTGATAAAGTAAGGTAGTGAGGCTGAAAAACGCAAAGGTTGGAGTGGAAAGCAAGGGCTAGGGAGGTTTGGTGAAGGGATAAGCACACCTACTCGAatttagcaaggaatccaggttaggggagttgcttACTGTGTTTTGATTCGTGATCGATTTATTATGTACTGTCTTGTATAATTGCATGAATTCCTTCTCTTTTTGACGCTGCTTTTCTGAAAAttctgggttctgcccagaaaccgcctggcgggcatgcatgtgccgccaggcggcacgtTAATTTTGTTCCCAGTTTTGGATTTCTGgtatgaactgcctggcggtgagtccaggaccgccaggcgatgcatgaCGATTATCACTATTTCCCTGTGTCGTTGCGAATTTTGTGAAATCATGAATTCTCCATTGTTTCCCGATGTTCTGCGATTGCATATAGTGATTGTAATTTTGACTGTTTGGGTGTTGCGAATTAATTGGAGGACGGACAGAGAGGGTTTGTGATTGAGATCAAAAGGTCGTTCTGAATTTGATGTGTTGATTAGAAGTGGTTGTAGTATCGGGTATAATATAATTCGATGATGATTCTAGTAATTCATGTGGGAAGTGCTATATACGTGTTATATTCAATTGTAATTGGGTGTTTGATCAAGTTCTGGAGAAATTAATGGACTGTGCAAGTATGGAAATTAGGGAGCTATTTCAAGTTCTgatgtaccgcctggcggcgtaATGGTGGCCGCTAGGCGCCAGTGAGTGGTTTGGGACTGTTGGGGTCTCTGGGGCAGTGGCGGAGTGAAAGGTGAAGGGTGAACTCGTAATGGGGCAAAATCCAGTATGATTGGAGGGTAAGGGTGGAGGAAGTGAGAATTCGTGATATTGTAGGTACGCCAATGTGCAGGAAGGGAATTAAGATATAAAGAGGCCATTAGGTACTGGAAATTTTGGTGGTAAAGGATAACCCGCTGTAAGCAAATGATGACAGGGGAAAAATACCCAAGTTAGGTAGCGAATGGTGTACCTTGGATATGTGGCAATGAAACTAACAAATTAGCTAAGATAAGTCTGTATGTCCAATGTGATGATAGGACCATCCTGTTAGGGTGAAGTGAGCTGAATGCAAAGGATGaggttaatctcttaaaaattattgaattattacTTTAGAGGAGAGGTCTTAGTGAATCAAAAGTCGAGGATGAAACGTCTCAAGAATGAGATATAGGAAAGTAAAATGATAGCGGGATGATTGTAAAGTCAATAGGTTTTGATAGAACCAATGAGTAATATCCCTTAGAGCCATTTTGAATGCAGAATCAACTGAATTGAGTGCCAAAACCAGCTGCAGAATgcttctggtatggcgcctagcggtcTACTAataaccgccaggcgataggttTATTGTGAGGAAGCCCTGCACtgagtggcgcctggcggcacggtgtgctccgccaggcggtgacgagaaaacagtggcTCTGAAAGGCGCTGGCGCCTGGTGGTGagtgaataccgccaggcggtctggaacaaattcgcctggcggcgtgtgggccGGGCCAGGCAGAAACGCTGTTGTTCTTTGCATTCTGGTGTGTTGTTTTTaactgacaatgatgctttgcttggatcgggagatgttgtgccatgagcgggtaggttcatgggtggtgtgacatgtgatgatatgagcggggaggttcatatcaagttactctcacgtgaggatacgagcgaggtaggttcgtatgttccgtgctcacgttgagagatgccacgtgcggggaggtacgggggctggtggatcacatgtgttggactacgagcgggtaggtccgtagagcaggactacgagcggggaggttcgtagaggcaggaccacgagcgggcaggttcgtgtgagcatcagattcccgagtccaaggctaacaaattgtatgatttgaagactgataagtcttggggttaaggtcttggctaagaattatatatataatgaataagatgggtatatgatgtatttggtgttctatatgttgttattttattttctcagctcaccctttctgtttgtgtgtggcgatgatcgtgtaattcgttacacgggagcagatgttgatacaggtggtgctgaggatactcagatggcggagtgagggctagcatgggagtagtgctagggttttgctaaattgtaatttatgttttaaatacaaattttggtaACTTGTAACCTGTTATGAattcagttatgagttttggcgcgctatcttaataaattgaaattatcccgcgttgggatttttatcgagatggctattaatgcaattatttattttaatatttatttttaagtaatattccctagggatgttacaatgcTCAATCATtgagtttttcttaaaaaaaaatttaactatgtCATATACCGATAAGCCAAATGAAATTGTGTGTGGCACTTACCTCTTATCATAGCTTTTAGAAGGAAATATAGTATAACCTACTCTTTTAGGATCCACACTTTTCAATGTCTGTAAATGATTTCATAGTTAATCAATAACAAACAATTATGAACAGtaaatttgttcatttttaaaaCCGTCGTGCTTGAAAAGCATAGGTGTTGGTAGCACCTAGTATATTCCAAAAaaccatgttttctttttctttccatcATTTGTCTCCCTTCTCGAAAGCCAAAAAGCATTGACTAATTCTAAAACCAACAGATGTTGATGTAGAACTAATTATATACTTCAAAATATGTAGACATTTATCCATTTCAATATTGATTTTGCAAAACATTTTAACATTGTCTTTCCCTTCACCTTGTTTTCATTCAAACTTCATCCATCATCATGTTACCAATGCAGGAAACATTATACCTGGAAAGCATAGAGGAAAGGGAAAGTGGAGCCACGCCTCCAATAATACAGACAGTGAGAGCAACATTGACATTTTGGGTGAAAGAATAGATAAATTGTGAAGAGATTGAAAAAAATGAGGAAATTGTCGTTTCTGATTTACTCCACCACCAATTGTTCGATTGTCAATAATCTGTGTAGGAAAATGATGTTGTAATATTAAAAACCATCCATTCCATACAATGATGTTTAACACATACCATCATGTTTCTTCTTCAAACTCCTAGCAAAATAGCAAGCATACAATCACAAAAGCCACTCCAATTGCCCATCCTAATATTATAGCCATTATCTTACCTACATTGTGAAGATATCATATGCAAACATGGTTGAGTAAATAGGGCATTAGACTGTCCATAAACCAAGGAAATCAAGTAGGTGCAATGATACTCTATAAGCTTATGCAGTTATAGCAGTGAGAGCATAATATAGGAAAACTCAAATTTCGATGGATGCTATATTCATATAAGGATTACCTTGTACCAAGTCAAGGGTTGATTTATAGGTAAATCAGATTGTGAATTCCACTATCCAGCACTTCCACTTGATGGACCTAAATCTTCATATTTAAGGCCAACCtgaatttacaaaaatatagatGGTGTATTTTGTCTATGCATGACTTCATTAAAGAAAGGAAAACTGAAGTCCAATTTACTAGTTCAGTTGTATCTGTTCAGTTAATTGAACAAAACACaacatggaaaagaaaataactggCTTTAGTTAATCTAAGACTAACTTGATATGTCCACTGTTGGAAGGAGAGATCAATTGTGCTTCCATTCTTCAAACCTTTCAATATCATTGGACCAGTGATCCCAACACCCCATGTGTCAAAAAAAGCTTCATAGTTCTGAAGCACGAAAGGTTTGCATTATTTGATGTAGTAAGAGAACATGTTTGATGATAAAGTGAAAGGATATGAGGAGGGATTAACAAGCCAATGCATATATAAACCAATATTGCCTCAGCCTTCTATTCTTATATACAACATAAGAAGTAAAGCCAAACCTGAAGTCCCATTGTTAAGCTCAGGAGATCAATTATGTTCTTCCCAGTCACTAGTTTGATGGGGATGTCTACTGCAACCTTAGCTTTGTTACTGTTGCCAGTTCCACTCCATGAAAAAGTTATCCATAATATCACATATAAGTATTATTGGATAGATCAAGGAATATTTTGCGATGTAGTGAAATAAAAGCATGTAGAGTCATGACCAAGGGACTCAATGTGAAGGACAGTTTGAGAACCAGCATCATCTTCAATACCAATACTGCAGAAAAATATTGAAGTGTTACGTTTTATAGTGAAAGGCAAGTCCGAAAAAAGACTCCTTAGCCTTAAAGGCATACTATATACCTTAACGAGTACCACAAATAATCACTTTTATCAGTGGTTGTATTTATTTGCTCCAGTAATCCAAATTTGGAGAATGAATCATCCTTTGAAATGCCAACGGGTTCACTAATCCAACTCCATCCAGAGCCAGAGCCAACTTCTTCCTTTAAGGATTTAGTTGTGAAGCTTGAAATCATAGATGCAGAAATCCTAGCATTCTTTTCAACCAAAATggtaacaattttgtaaaatttgacTACCTGagagataacaaaaaacaatatatacacacacgttgatatcgctgtcgttaggcgatcaaattaccactactttagcaacttcagtattgccagttagtagtgaacaaaatagttagggttaagataaccctgagtcgtctcacaacgaatacgaaattgatctcaaatatttgattcttaaaaatgcaattaaaactagcaactatagaaatagggggattttgatgtgcaaagaaaatgacacggaagattgtaaacacaataatagtaaataggtcaattccactgctttttctaaataagattcttcattggttctCTAGagatttttgttaaattaattattgttgttgttttacaaatcaatcaatgtaaagacgcaattcatttgttggcatcctcacttttaatcaaagtacagtgtcaattaaaagtgaaaattgttagattgtccatagtaaattcaatcaaagtacagtctcaattaattttactatgcctaatcatgtctattcctttgtttctttaccaaatagaaaacttaattaatcaaagtaaagtcttgactaattttagttaaagtaattacctcgaatcaaattaaagtctcaattattagcaaaaacttatttaatcaaatgaaagtttctaaacaaaatcaaagtaaagtctcaatttaatttaaaaaccttttaactcatatgattagcatgcatgtagatttaaaatcattattttctattcgattaagaagcaaaggacatagataaacaaaaaaaccacaacaataatcaaaataacaaacacataaattcatctaacctcagaatccatttaagaaattacagtggaatcaacccttaaagcttagccctccatggctttgatggaatacatgatgatatgaaggaaagaaaataaaagaatgagagatgtggtggagacggtatctgccaaaaccagagagttctaagtgtctaagttgtgtcatttctgctcccttaagtctctttatataggcttcaactgaactttgggctttatctgtcagttgctaaaatcatttatttttatttaattaattagcaacttaattcctgtccaatttccaattctgcccctcttatttaaccatttttgcagttttgaccagagtttgaccagttgaccagttgaccaattTGACTACCCTATCAGATGTTGACACGTGGCtgtgcattttctctctccagaattagggtttctgcagatgcaatggagatggagatggcaaTGACGGCTGACGGCACGGCTCCTCCTTCTCCAGCAAGGCTTGACGGTGGCAGAGCAATGGCTGAAACAGATGCGTGTGGAGCTGCTGTTGCGGACGGAGTTGCGGTGGTTTGAGGTGCAAAAATGGTGGATTCGAAGCTGGTGCAGCCATGGCTGCTGCGTGAAGATGGAAGTTGCGCGAATGGAGGATCGTGGTGTGGAGGCGCGAGGTTGCTCCTGTGCGAACGAAGATGGTGGCTGCTCGCCGTTCTTGCAAGAACTTGCGGTGGTGCAGGAAAGCTCGCGGTGGAGATTGCAGGAACGGTGGTTGAACACTCACGGGAAGAAGAACTTGCGGTGGCTGACGCTCGCAGGAAGGAGAACTCGCGGTGGCTTCCATGGATGGTGGCCGACGACGAGATGGCGTGATGGTGatgcagtggtggccggcgagtcGTGAAGGTGCAGATGCAGCATGGTTGCAGGTCTGCGGTGGTGCGGCGACATGAAaaggtgcggcggcggctgtggaggttgatggtggcggctagggtttgaggaaaattagggtttctgttttgggagatgaagatgacgtggcaagatctgagtggtcaatttggtgagtggaggattatgacacgtggcttgttctggttggctaattttaaaaagtggggattgccacatggcatgatctggttgagtggagtttaaatGGTAGGaagggtgcaacttagtgaaaactgggggtgcagaacagagtttttggtggtccactttagaagaagtgtgcaaataaaatctgggggtgcatttagctcctgatttaatcttttccagaatttcctgattttggacttattttgtaactttgaatattttaaatccacactattaatgaccaaaaataaattccagctgcattaacaaacgttagaatatccaataatattttatgcaactaaaatcaatttttacgccacttttaccaaacttactcaataaatccaataatcacaaatcctaattaaatcaatctttaagcacagaaaattcaattaaatccccaaatttaaatattaaatgagggcaaaaatttgaactcatcacacacccacacttatccttttgcactcctgggcaaaattgaacaatttcaaaactttattctgaggtcttttattccatattttcagtggattaaagaaatgaatacaaatggaaacatatcaatcttctagaaatcatgttgtcatgcacaaacaaatggataaaattctgtttttcacacatgagttaatcttttgagtttacaagataatcaaatatgaaatagaaacactcaagttaaatatatattttctcaccaagattcgctcaagtgttttggcttgtgttttcactcaaaatacccatgcaagtaaacactctcaatgcttagcaagactctaatattcacagctttcagaaaacatgcattcaaaaatcatgaggacttttcaaggttataatgaggccaaggcaaaggtaggaaaaactttaggatgtgtgtttttgaaatagtaaggaagaaagagttatggagcatagtttcaaaaacaatctttttttttctttgttttttttttcttttatcctttgttgctctttttcagacaacaatcatttttcattacaacactctgtcatcaacaattattttcctttttgccatttttacaactttgtgggggaaatactcacccccacactttattcctcaactaatctcaacataatccactagctccttctttctccctaaggtaagggaaaaaaatggtctttttctttttaaggtttaacagtatgctcaaaacaagaaaaagaggtttaatctcaaggggctaccaatggatcaatgtcatggttagcttatttggccaagtagctaaaaacaagaaatgcctcaatcatatcaaatcatgcatgttcacctaagatgcaaaacaacagaatcaagctaaacatttgagtaccaacaagacatgagcaagtcacacaagaaaattaggaatgacacatggtagttcatccttaataaagctcaaaactcacaaggtcaaaaactctttcacaaaagatttattccagaaactctcaaatcaactcaatcagtaaatcacagaaacaatccatacatagcacatgactcttattttcccagaattatgatcgttccaattagtgaatcaaatccaaaaatccaatgtcaatatgttttattgaaaacataaacttttttttttaaaaaaaaacaaacaaataacaaataaaaacaaacaaaaaacaaaattagaaaagaaaaaacaaaacaaatagaaaacaaaaacagaaaagggggaaatctccccacacccccacactttatccatgcattgtcctcaatgtattcaatatgtataaaatgcaaagaaaaagtatgaagtgtacttacctcctcaaggtggaaggtatgagggagaagtcaagttcatcccatccatcgtcttattcaacatatcttgattttcattgaatatccggagacgatgcccattaactttaaaagttcttgctgaggattcttccttgatctccactgctccataagggaagacttctgtaacaatgtatggtccttcccaagtagaacgcaacttaccactcatgtgaccaaacttggatttgtatagtaacaccttctggcctacctggaaatcctttctagccacaagcttttggtcatggaacttgatgagttaaaatttttgccctcatttaatatttaaatttggggatt
This region of Vigna unguiculata cultivar IT97K-499-35 chromosome 5, ASM411807v1, whole genome shotgun sequence genomic DNA includes:
- the LOC114184569 gene encoding beta-galactosidase 8-like, translated to MISSFTTKSLKEEVGSGSGWSWISEPVGISKDDSFSKFGLLEQINTTTDKSDYLWYSLSIGIEDDAGSQTVLHIESLGHDSTCFYFTTSNKAKVAVDIPIKLVTGKNIIDLLSLTMGLQNYEAFFDTWGVGITGPMILKGLKNGSTIDLSFQQWTYQTLKSVDPKRVGYTIFPSKSYDKRKLENWSNFSMHRYMFERNENLYAAFQYFDKGGNMYITRDELETTMKENGMGDKATIREIISKVDTDK